The Maniola hyperantus chromosome 9, iAphHyp1.2, whole genome shotgun sequence genome includes a region encoding these proteins:
- the LOC117985480 gene encoding leucine-rich repeat neuronal protein 3-like, whose translation MARRVISVCILAFVFIGINCENATEAPKSDDTWKQTGICRKCICKDDKVNCFDQGIVEFFKKEEWAILKPMKPATIDLSENLIRNITAVAELPVKVLNLSRCSIELIEKASFQNLQQMQVLDLSHNKLTTANLSPHAFEGRYSPEEYEPLASLRTLNLAYNDLHSLNQDLFEHMPELSELDLSGNPLTTIDQVTAIAISSLPMLKVLRLRSCGFSDIPDRFLHTPRFLERLDISDNKLTSIPQELVEAKSLLYLNLNQNPIKLLDGNSEDYPGFPRLRKLQELHMCNMKQLTSVGPGALAGLENLQRLHLSFNPKLRTLDPKALARADDIGETFDWPLVKELYLQSNNLSEIDSRFLSRWDLLEVVDVSNNPFLCDCSTQWMVSTLVEYVEHKVVNASENMVCAEPIEMKGYTMKHLHDIHRTMRCVDKYGNRPEKDGAILLGTLIGVLLAVPIMFTLMLLWRHGYFVWLGLRGPVDVSRAFYKRAPSTDNYI comes from the exons ATGGCGCGACGAGTCATTTCCGTTTGTATTCtggcttttgtttttattggaATCAACTGTGAAA ACGCAACAGAAGCGCCAAAATCTGATGATACATGGAAGCAAACTGGAATTTGCAGAAAATGTATATGCAAAGATGATAAAGTAAATTGCTTTGATCAAGGCATCGTAGAATTTTTCAAGAAGGAAGAATGGGCca TTTTGAAACCTATGAAACCAGCCACAATAGATTTAAGCGAGAACTTGATCAGAAACATCACAGCCGTAGCAGAGCTGCCGGTCAAAGTGCTGAACCTATCGCGATGCTCCATCGAGCTCATAGAGAAAGCGAGCTTCCAGAACCTGCAGCAGATGCAAGTTTTAGATCTGAGCCACAACAAGCTAACCACTGCCAACCTGAGTCCACATGCTTTTGAG gGTCGCTACTCACCGGAAGAGTACGAACCTCTCGCCTCCCTGCGCACCCTCAACCTAGCATACAACGACCTCCACTCGCTCAACCAGGATCTGTTCGAGCATATGCCAGAGTTGAGCGAGCTCGACCTGAGCGGCAACCCTCTGACCACGATCGATCAAGTCACTGCCATCGCTATATCCAGTCTGCCCATGCTAAAG GTCCTTCGTCTGCGCTCCTGTGGGTTCTCAGACATCCCAGACAGATTCCTCCACACCCCACGGTTCCTGGAGCGCCTGGACATCAGCGACAACAAGCTGACCTCCATCCCCCAGGAGTTGGTGGAGGCGAAGAGCCTACTCTACTTGAACTTGAATCAGAATCCTATTAAATTATTGGACGGGAACTCTGAAGATTATCC AGGTTTCCCCCGTCTCCGCAAACTGCAAGAGCTACATATGTGCAACATGAAGCAACTGACTAGCGTCGGGCCAGGGGCGCTGGCTGGCCTAGAGAACCTGCAGAGACTGCACTTGAGCTTCAACCCCAAGCTTCGCACCCTCGACCCTAAAGCTCTGGCTAGGGCCGATGATATAGGAGAGACCTTCGACTGGCCTTTGGTTAAAGAG CTCTACCTTCAATCCAACAACCTGTCAGAGATCGACTCTCGTTTCCTCTCGCGCTGGGACCTGCTGGAAGTGGTCGACGTTTCCAACAACCCTTTCCTCTGCGACTGCTCGACCCAGTGGATGGTCAGTACGTTGGTGGAGTACGTGGAACACAAGGTCGTCAATGCGTCTGAGAATATGGT TTGTGCAGAGCCGATAGAGATGAAAGGTTACACGATGAAACATTTGCACGACATCCACCGCACCATGCGCTGCGTGGACAAGTACGGCAACAGACCTGAGAAGGACGGTGCTATACTGCTTGGAACACTAATTG GTGTCCTGTTGGCGGTGCCGATAATGTTCACGCTGATGCTGCTGTGGCGCCACGGCTACTTCGTGTGGCTGGGGCTCCGCGGGCCCGTCGACGTGTCGCGCGCCTTCTACAAACGCGCGCCCAGCACCGAcaattatatatag
- the LOC117985191 gene encoding uncharacterized protein: MNHTIASMIQLPYKSFKRNILGRSSLIDVIMSSRASECILNKFRTLFQHEITEHQRRGMKKLFSTINRKKEQYKLGWLDVMSQIPEDERIPDNIKKREKRCRHFKQSHSYRCMRSHVMRLAGPTRSELAVLRKKVKNTFCFKLCKGLRNFNDQYVDILTSVAREQSRKVTGPVAIR, from the exons TCAAAAGAAACATTTTGGGCCGGAGTTCATTGATCGACGTCATAATGAGCAGCAGGGCGTCTGA ATGCATTCTTAATAAATTCAGGACACTTTTCCAACACGAAATCACAGAACACCAAC GACGGGGCATGAAAAAACTGTTTTCAACGATAAATCGCAAAAAAGAACAATACAAATTAGGATG GCTTGACGTGATGAGTCAAATTCCAGAAGATGAAAG GATACCTGATAATATAAAGAAACGAGAAAAGAG gtgCAGACATTTTAAACAGTCTCACAGTTACCGATGTATGCGCTCACATGTCATGAGACTGGCTGGTCCTACGCGAAGCGA ACTTGCAGTTCTTCGTAAGAAAGTGAAAAATACTTTCTGTTTCAAATTATGTAAAGGTCTTCGtaatttta ACGATCAGTACGTCGACATACTGACATCAGTAGCTCGTGAACAAAGCCGCAAAGTAACTGGTCCAGTAGCGATACGTTGA